The Stieleria maiorica genome includes the window CAGATGCAACCAAACTCGACGCAATAGTTTGGCATCGTAGCCGAGCACCAGCTGTTCGCCGTCCCACTCGAACAGCGTTCGCAGCCGAATGTAGGGGCCAACCTTTTCCGAATCCGATTCAGAATCGAACGCGTCATTTTCTAGCTCGGTGAGTCGCCGAGGCGAATCGGCGGCGAACTCCAAGACACGCGTCGAAGTGATCTGGTCATGAATCGCGGCATAACCGTTATTCGCTCGCGCCGTCACGAACAAGCCGAACTTCAGAGCGAAGTAGGACCAGCCGACCATCATTGCCAAGATGACGGAAGGCCCGAAATAGAAGTCGGTGGAGTCCCGTGTCAGGTTGGCCAAATTAAAAACGGTCGACGGGATCACGGGGACGCCGAGATACAGAAACGCTCGACCGATGGTTTGTGACAATGTGGGGCGGTTGTCGCCGCTGGTGACACGAAGACCGAGGACCTTTTTGCCGATCGTGTAACCGTATTTCCATTCGGCAATCGCAAAATAGGCGATCGTCGCAGCGACCGCCGCCCATTGCAACAGGATCGTTCCCAGACTGCGTGTCGCCCCAAAGTCGGTGGACAAGTCGCCGCGATACTGACTGAAAAAGCTGATCGGTAGCAGAACGACCCAACAGATCGCGGTGTCGACGATTCCGGCCAACGTGCGATCGCCCAATGAAGCAGCGACGGGAGAGCGGGAACTGAACGGACGGAGTGCTTGACGAAGCGATTCGTAGCTGTCGAACCGCTGGCCGGCGGGTTTCTGCAAGCACCGCTGGATCACCGCATCCAATTCATCGGGGATGTCGCTGCGAAACGTCGCCGCGGCGGGAGCGGATTTGTCGAGCACCGTCGCCAACAAGTGGATCATGTTGTCGGCGTCGAAGGGGACCTTACCGGTCAGCAAATAGAACAACGTGACGCCGACAGAATAGATGTCGCTGCGTCGATCGAGCGGTTCGCCGCGAAGCTGTTCCGGTGACGCAAAGGCCGGTGTTCCCAAGAACGTCCCTTCGATCGTCACCTCCGACATCGTCTTGAGATGGTCACCCGCGGTCGAAATGGACAAACCAAAATCGCCGATCTTGACCGCGCCGTCGGACGTGATGAAGCAGTTGGAGGGCTTGACGTCACGGTGCAGAACGCCGCGCTCGTCGGCGGCTTCCAGGCCATCGACGATTTGAATCACCGCGTCGACGGCATCGCGGATCGACATCGGACCGGCCTGCTTGACACGCTGGGCAAGCGTTCCTCCATCGACCAATTCCATCGAGATCGTCGGCACACCATCGATTTCTTCCGTGCCATAGACATACACGCTGTTGGGATGATTGATCGCAGCGGCCAGGCGGCCTTCACGCATAAACCTGGCCCGGGCTTCACCCTGATCGAGCGATTGGGCCAAGACCTTCAGCGCGACCCGCCGAGAGGTCGTCATTTGTTCTGCTTCATACACAACGCCCATCCCGCCATGGCCGAGCCGACGCACGATCCGGTAATCCCCGAATGGGGTGCCCGGCTGCAGATCCGCGAGCGCCGTGCTCGCGCCGATCGATCGCATCGAGTCAAAGCTTCGATCACCCGAAACCGAACGTGTTTCGGTCAGAAACGGATCGTCTCGCTGCGAATCGGACCGCTGCAACACGCCGCGCAACAAGCAAACCGGGCACATCGGTTGGCCGGTCGTCGGGGCAAGCGGGGTGTTACAGTGCGGGCATCGGTCGGGCAAATTCATGGGGCTTTCCGGTACGAATCGTGGTAACAAGGATGGGGTAACGGAAAGAATCCCGGGGGTTACAAGAAAAATGGAAAAAACATCTCGCGAGCGCGTTCAGCCTCCCAGTGCCTGGAACAATTGCCGGATCTCGTCCTCGATTTGTTCAGGCGATTCAACCGTCGACGCGATCTCGATTTCCAATTGCTTGCGATACCGCCTACGCAATCGGTGCACGGCGACTTTGACGTGAGACGGGGACATCCCCAACGAATCGGCGACCTGGGCATACGGCTTGCGATCGCCTGCGATTGATAAGTAGGGGGACAGGGCGTCGAACAACGCCGCGTTTCCCTCTCGCTGGTATCGCTGCCGGACGGAGTCCAAGACCTCGTTGAGAACGGTGATCGCCCATTGGCGGTTGAACTCGTCCTGAGGCAAGCTGTCGGTAGCGATCACATTCATCGGTTTCCCATGGGCGTCCTTTCGATCTAAGCTGATGATGCTTTTACCGCCGCCACGGCGCAGTGCGTTCGCCTTCGCTTTTTCGTTGGCCAAAAAGTTTTCCAGCGACGACAACAAGAACGTTCGAAATCGCCCGCGGCTACGATCGGCAATGGTAAAGACGTTTTTTTCCACGACGCGTGCGAAAAACGCCTGCACCAAGTCCTCCGCATCGGGTTCGTCATAGCCTCGACGTCGAATGAAGGCGAACAATGGGAACCAGTATCGTTGACAGAGCAACTCCATTGCATCCCGCGCTGATCGGGAATCGTCCTTTCCGGTGGAAATGACCACGCTCCACCGCGTCGTTTCAAAACTCGGATTGCTGGCAGAGTCAGTCATTTGGCATCTGCGTTTCGAATGATCTCGAACTTGAACCGATGGTTGGCGTCGAAAAGCCGCCGGACCGACAACAACACGACCGAGACGGTCCCCAGAGCCGTCGCGCCGGCGATCAAAAACATGATCACGATCTGGTAGCGGACCGCCTGGGCCGGATCCATGCCCGAGATCACTTGGCCGGTCATCATCCCCGGCAAACTGACCACGCCGACGACCATCATCGAATTGACAATCGGGATCATCCCCGTCCGCACCGCTTCCCGGATCGGTTCCCCCGCCGCTTCCCAACGCGTCGCCCCCAGCGCGATCAACGTTTCCACTTGCCCTCGCGAGCGAACCAGTGTTTCAGTCAGCGTGCTCAGGCCGACCGAAATCCCGTTCAGCGTATTGCCGAGTACCATGCCCAACAGTGGGATCGCGTATTGGGGTTCGTACCACTTGGGCAAATCACGAAAGACGAATAACAATACGTAACCGGTCAGCATCCAAGCGCAAGCCCAAACCGACGTGACGGCGATCAGGCGGATGCCGGGGAACTTGCGTTTGCTGCGATCGGCGGCGGATAATCCGGCGACCAGCGTCATCACCGCGGCGATCGCGATCACCACGTACCAGCGATCGACGCGGAAGACCCATGACAAGACGGCACCGACCAAGGCAAGTTGGACGACGGTGCGGACACTCGCGATCGCCAGCGTCTTTTCCAATCGCAGTCCCAGCACGACCGAGACGACTCCGTTGATGACGATCAACAGCCCAGCCAGTGCGACTTGCAGGTTTGTCAGTTCGATGTAGGGCGCCATTTGTTGTGTTGCTTCACGAAGTGGGGTGTTGCAAGCGTTGGATTTGGCCGGCATCCATCGTGATCAGCGAATCACAAACGCGATCGGCTTGACTGGGATCGTGCGATACCCAGATGAATGCCCGCCCGTCCGGCTTTTCCTCGTACCAACGCATCACGATCGATTCGACGTGGCGGGCCGATTGTCGATCGAGCGCCGATGTGGGTTCGTCCAGCAACAGAATGCAGGGTGACAATTGGATCGCGCGCAGCAGAGCGACGATCTGCGATTCGCCGCCGGAGAGTTGCTCGTGGGGCTGGTCCAAGAACGTCGCATCACGCGAGACCGTTGCCAGTTGGTCGATGATCCAGTCGCGATCGAAGGAGCGGCCGCGATGGATTTTCAGCTGCAGCGGTTGCCGCAAGATCGATTCTACCGTCCCTTCGAATCCGGCAGCCCGCTGATGGACGTAGATGACTTGGCTGCGGTAACGCGTGGCTCGATCGCTCGAGACCGACTCGGTCCGCCAGAACAACTGCCCCGAATCGATCGGTTCCAACAATGCCAAACTTCGCAACAGCAACGACTTTCCGCTGCCGGTCGGTCCGACCAACCCGAGTCGCATCCCGGCGATCAACTCCAATCCCACATGATCCAACAGCGTCCGCCCGGCGATTCGGCGGGTCAGGTCGACGGCTCGCAGCAGAACGTCGTGGCTCACGTAATGGGACTCTCGTTTGGCAGCACAGGGGCAATCCAAGGCCCGCGGCTAGCGCCGTCGGCTCATAGAGTAGGTGGCCGAGGCCCGCTTCGGAGGAACCGCCGGCCGGACGATCCGCGACAATGCTATCGTAGCGGAAGTCGTAGACGGCTTGTTGGTCGAGTCGAGGTTCGAACGTCGATCCGATCATGCCAGCCCGACGCGTAAGCGAGGGGCCACGAGGCGCCCCTCGCTTACGCGTCGGGCTGGCATCAAGAGCGTGGAGTCGGACAAATCAACAACCTATCAAGACTTTCGCCGATTCAATCAACGTCTTGCCGCGTTCCGATGAAGAAAGAGCGTCAGTCGACCGACCGGGGAAAAAACACTTGCAATGCGGTTGTCATCGTGGGAGGATCCCCTCTGGGGTTGATCACCCCCTCCTGTTTCTCCTCTCCAATTCCAGGTGCTTGAATGCATGTTTTTCCGGCGACGTTGGCGGCGTTGTTCATTGTCCTGTCCGGTCCGATCGCGTGGTCACAGACCACCGACCCGTTTGGTCCGTCTCCAGGGGCGCCGGCCGATCCGTTCGCGCCCCAGCCGGTGCGGCGACCGGCTAAGCCGCAGCAAGCGGCGCCGACCCAAGACCCTCACAACGCTGTGGTTCAGCAAGCCAAGAAGGTGCTCGCCGAAGGCCGCAAGCCGAGGACGCCAAAGCTGGTGATGCACAATGCGGCCGAGCAGCGAATCAACGCGGCTCTGGATGACCAGACCACGATCCAGTTCATCGAAACGCCGCTTGCCGAAGCCATGCAAACGCTCTCCGCTCAACATGACATCCCGATCGTCATCGATCACCGGGCGCTCGAAGAAATCGGCCTCGATGCCAACGCGGGAACCTCGATCGCACTGACGAACGTCTCGCTGCGGTCGGCGTTGCGATTGATGCTTCGCGATCTGGAATTGACGTACTTGATCAAGGACGAAGTGATGCAAATCACGACCGTCGAGGCGGCGGAAGACAATTTGATCGTCGAAATGTACGTGCTGCCGGCCAACCTGGCTGCCAAGTCGAACGATGTGATCAAAGTCCTGACCGCGACCGTCGTTCCCGACACCTGGGAAACGCTCGGCGGTCCGTCCACCGCAATGGCGATCGACCATGTCTTGGTTGTCTCGACAACCAGTGACGTGCATGATCGCGCCGAGCGGTTTCTAGCGATGTTGATCGACAAGTACGGCAAGTAACTGTTGGCTGATCCCGCATCGCAGCGATCGCTCGGTCGTCGCATTGCCGTATTCGTCGCGCTGTTGGTCCTGTCGTGGGTCGTGATGACGTTCACCCATGAACTGGGACATGTCATCGGCGGCTGGGTCGTGGGTGCCAAGCTTGTCGACGTGGACTTGGCGCCGTGGCGGATGCCCTACAGCGTGCACGCCCCGGATCCACATCCGCGGGTCACCTTGTGGTGCGGGCCGATTTTGGGCGTGCTGATTCCAGTTGGGCTGGCTGTCCTAATTCGCCGTCGGCCCGCGTGGTTGGTGGCCGACTTCTGTCTGTTGGCCAACGGCAGCTACCTGGCGCTCGCTTGGTTGTCCGGCGGTCCCTTTCTGGATACCCCGCGTTTGTTGGACGCGGGCGCCCATCCGCTCTCGATCGCAATCTTTTGTTTGCTGACCATCGCTGTCGGCTACGTGCGTTTCCGCAACGATTGCATCGAGTGGTTCAAAGCGTCATGAATCCTCTGATATCGCGGTTCGGGCCTCGAACACCAGGAAGCTGCACCAGAGCCCGTAGGCTAGCGCCCGATGCCACCTACTCCATGAGCCGACGGCGCTAGCCGCGGGCCTTGGATTGTTCTTCGAGAGTTGTAAGGCCCGAGGCTAGCGCCTGCGGCTCAGTTTGTGTTCGAAAGTAGGTGGCATTGGGCTTGCGTTATACGGCTGATTGAATCATCAAGCCCTGGGAAACCGGCGGACATTGCGTCAGTCTCTAGGAGCTCACCGCAAACCTCTCAACTCCCACCTCCCACCTCCCACCTCCCACCTCCCACCTCCCACCTCCCACCTCCCAACTCCCAACTCCCAACTTGACCCCCTCACTCCGACAACCAGGCTTGCAGGGTCGCTTGGGCGGTTTCTTGGTTGGGTTTCGGTTTGAGGTCTTGCTGCATCGCGGCGGCCAGACGGGCGACGTAGTCGATGGTGCTCTCGAAGGTTTCGTCGCTGGCGGTGGCGTCCAGTTTGGCGACGTAGAACACGACGTAGCCGGAGGCGGTTTTTTCGACCGCCCAGGCGCCCAGTTTCGTCGCTGCGTTCTGACGCACAAGTCGCATCAACAGCGTTTCGTCGGGAGCTTGATCGGTCGTCTGGACCGTCGACCAGATGCGGCGGATGTCGGCCCGGCCGTGGTACTCGGTGTTCTTGGCCACGAACACGGCTTGGGTATTTGAGCCGACGGTGCGATCGATCTGGTAATGGCCGCTGGAATGTCGGCTGTACTCGATCCCGGCTTCGTCCAGCAGGACCTTGGCCGGCAGCGGGGCGCTCTTCCAGGGGCTGTTCAGCATTTGACGGATCTCGGTGATGTCGACGCAGAAGCTGACCAAGGGGCTTTGCGGAGAAAACGACTGAGCCAATCCGACCAGCTTGCCGGCTTCGTCGACGATCGGGCCGCCGCTGTCGCCCGGCTTGATCGGGCTTTGCGTTTCTAGGGCCATGAAGTCGTGTTCGCCGTGGGTGGATTTGAATTTCTTTTGGTACACCGATCGGACGGTGCCGGCGGTGTAGACCCACAGGATCGCGCTGTCACCGGGGTTGCCCACCAGAGCGACTTTGGCCCCCGGCGTGGTGCTGTCGTCGGCCATCGCGATCGCCTCGATCCCGGCCGGCACGCGGGGCAACTGGATCAGAGCCAGATCGCGTTTGCGGTCGACCGCGACGACGTCGCCTTGGATGCCCAGTTTTAGGATGTTGTCGAGGTAGAACTTTCGGCGAACGGCCAGTTTGCCGCCCGATTGGGTCGGGAAAAACACCACGGCCTTGCGGCTTTCGCCGATCACGTGGGCGTTGGTCAACAGCAGCTTTTTGTCGGCATCGACGTAGACGCCGGTCCCGGCGGAGGTTTCGTTTTCGGCGTTGCTGGTGATCACCCACGCGGTGCTTTTGAGCGTTTGTTGATAGCCGGACGAATCGGCCCGGAGCGGGGTGGCGGACAGGGCGATCATGCCCAGCAGGATCAACAGCGGAGAAAACAGCGTGTTTCGGGTCAAACGGGACATGGCGGCACCTGGCGGCAGGGATGGCGCGGCGGAATCATTCGCCGGCAAGGGTTGGGTCTGTCAAACCAAGCGGGAAGTTGCAGCCGTTGTTACCGGATCGATGGACGACGTCCATTCCAGATCGTCCGGGGCGATGTACGACGTCCTTTCTAGGTCGTCCGGGGCGATGTACGACGTCCTTTCTAGGTCGTCGCGGGGAGTCCTACGGACGACCGCCCCGGAATCCGCTTCACGGAAAGATTAGAGCCCGTAGGCTCGCGCCAAAGAGCTGATGATCACTTGTCAGCAGCCGGTTCGTGCCGGCGCGAGCAAACCCACCGCTGAGCCAAACCTTCGCGGCATCTCCTTCAGCCACACAGCGTCATGTTGTCGCGATGGACGACGGAATCGTACGGCCGATGCCCCAAGATGCCGGTGATCATCTCGCTGATCTTGCCCTTGATCCGGTCGACTTCCTTGGACGGATAATTGCACAGTCCCCGAGCGACTTCGTTGCCATTCGGGTCCTTGATCGCCACCACCGCCCCGGCATCGAACTTGCCTTGGACGGCTTGGATGCCGATCGCCAGCAGGCTGCGCCCGTTTTCCCGCAGCGCCCGCGCCGCCCCGGCATCGACGATCAATTCGCCTTCGACCTCGGCCGAGCCGCTGATCCAGCGCCGCCGCCCGCGCAGGGTGCGTTCGGTGGGCAGGAACAGGGTGCCGACGGGATCGCCGCGGAGGATTTTTTCCAGCACGGCGTCTTCGCGTCCGGGGCCGATGATCACCGAGTGTCCATGTGACGTGGCCAATTGTGCGGCGGACAATTTGCTGGACATGCCGCCTTTGCTGAGCGTGCTGCGGTGGTCCTGGGCGAGCCCCAGGATGTCGCCGTCGAGCGATTTGACCAGATCGATGCGTTTGCTGTCCGGGGCCTCGGGGGGGCCGTCATAAAGGCCATCGACGTCGGACAGGATGACCAGCAGGGCTTGGTCCAACAGCCCGGCGACTTGGGCGGCAAGTCGGTCGTTGTCGCCGAAGGTCGTCATCAATTCCGCGACGGCGACCGAGTCGTTTTCGTTGACGATCGCGACCGCCCCGAGTGCGTGAATACTGGCCAGTGCGTTTCGCACGTGCAGGTATCCGTCGCGGCGGCGGAGGTCGTTGCGGGTCAGCAGGACTTGTGCGGCGTGCCGGCCGCGGACTGCCAGGGCTCGTTCATAGGCCTGGATCAGATCGGCTTGGCCCACCGCGGCGACCGCTTGCAGCGTTGACAGATCGGTCGGGCGTTGGTCCAGGCCCAGTTTGCCCATCCCCGCCCCGACGGCGCCGCTGCTGACCATCACGGTCTGACGCCCCGTCTCGGCGATTTGACACAAACCGGCCGCCAGCGACTCGATTCGCCCGCGGTCCAACTTGCCTTGGGCGTCGGTCAGGACTCGCGTGCCGACTTTGACGACGACGCAACGGGCTCCCTCGATCACGCTGTGGCGGAGACGGCTGGAATCCGATTCAGACACAACGGCAACAAGCGGAAAGGAGAGAGAAGAAAACACGAGGGGGGACGCGAAAAATCACGCCTGCGAGCTGTCGCTGGCGACGGGCGTTGAACACAATAACTTGCGACCGCGCGATCGCCTATCCGGCAAAAGGCGGGTGATCGGGCAAAGCAGGTCAAATTTTTCAAAATCGGATCCTCCCCGCGGCAGGGCGGTTCGACAAATCGGTCTGCATTTGGACAATAGAGTCCGACTTTCAGTGATCGACACCTCCGTCGTTTCGATCCCAACGCCCCCTCCCCCAGAACGTTTGACGAGCAAACCCCGGCATGAGCGAGTTGCATCACGAATGCGGTGTCGCGGCGATTTACCACCTTTCCGGCCGCGGACGCAGCCCGATGTGCACCGACGAGGGGCCGCGCCAGATCTCTCGCCTGCTGCCGCGGATGTTGCTGGACATCCAAAATCGGGGCCAGTTGGCCGCCGGGATGTCGACCTACGACCCGGATCGGCCCCGTTTGCTGCACACGCGGAAAGACGTCGGGACCGTCACCGAAGTGTTTCGGCTGAATCACCGCGCCAAGTGCGAGTCGTTGATGCGAGGTTTGGCCGGGCGTGCGGCGATCGGGCACGTCCGCTATGCCACCTGCGGCCAAGATGATCGCAGTTACGCCCAGCCGTTCGAACGAGATCACATTCATAAACGCAAGTGGTTCAGTTTCTGTTTCAACGGTCAACTGGCCAATTACGGACTCCTTAAAGAACGCCTGTTGGCCGACGGCGATCATCATCTGACGCTGGACACCGACACCGAGATCATCTTGCACGAGATCGGACGGGTGCTCAGCCATTCGACCGAGCGGATCGAATGGATCGATGTGTTGCGTCAGGTCGCCGGCGATTTCGACGGGGCGTACTCGTTGGCGTTGTTGACGGCCGAAGGTGAGATGATCGTCGCACGCGATCCGCTGGGCATCAAACCGATGTGTTATGTCCAGGAAGGCCCCTTGTTCGCCGCGGCCAGCGAAAGCGTCGCGCTGTTGAACCTGGGCTTTGAAACCGATCAGATCAAATCGCTGGCGCCCGGCCATGCGGTGATCGTCAATCCCGAGACCGGATTCCGAATCGAGCAGTTTGCCGAAACCAAAGATCCGGCCCACTGCTTTTTCGAATGGATCTATTTCGCCAACGTCGCCAGCACGTTGGATGACCGCAGCGTTTATCTGAGCCGAACGCGGCTGGGCGAAGAACTGGCTCGCGGCGAACGCGAGCTGGGCCGCGTCCCGCTGGATGATCCCGACACGATCATCGTCCCGGTCCCCGACACCAGCAAAGCCGCCGCCGATGCGATGGCGTACAAGTTGTCCATCCCGTGTCGCGAAGGTTTGATCCGAAACCGATACGCCGGTCGAACCTTCATCGAAGGCGGTCGGGCGCGGAAGGTGAAAGCCGCGACGAAGTACACGCCGCTGCGGGAAGTGATGGAAGGCAAACGCGTCATCCTGGTGGAAGATTCGATCGTCCGCAGCACCACGATGAACGTGCTGTTGGACCGGATTCGCGAAGTCGGCGGCGCCAAAGAAATCCACGTCCGCGTGGCTTGCCCGCCCATCGTCGCGCCGTGTTTTTACGGGATCGACATGAGCACGATCGATCAATTGATCGGCCCCAAGTATTTCGGCGTCGATGGCGAATTGTCCGACGAAGCCCAACAACGTCTCGCCGACGACTTGGGGGCCGACTCGCTGCGGTACCTGCCGGTCGAAGCGTTGGCGCGGGCCATCGATCTGCCGGCGGAACACCTGTGCCGAGCCTGCGTGACCGGGGACTACCCGACCACCTGCGGCCAGCACCTGTACCAGATCGCATTGGACAACCGCGGCAACAAAATGGATGCCGGCCGGACCTACGAACAGCTCGCCGCCGCATTGGACGAGCAGTGATGTTGGTGTTTAGCCTTGAGGCGATTTTCAGTCGCTGCTTCGCAGCGAGGAGCGACCGCCCGGAAGGGCCGTCGTACTCAGCCCGTCGCTGCTTCGCAGCGAGGAGCGACCGCCCGGAAGGGCCGTCGTACTTCGTTACTGCGTGGCCACCGCTGCGCTGGTCTCTTCGCCGCGGCGGTAGCGTTCCCAGCGGGTTCGCAACCACGTCGTGATCGGGCCTTCGATGCGGGTGGTGACCAGTGTGGCCAGGCAAAACGCGAATACGACGGCCAAACCGAAACACACCACCGGCGGATAGCCGCTGTGGTCCAGACGGTGGATCAACACGCATCCCAAGTTGTTGTGGCACAGGTACAACGCGTAGGAAATCGTGCTGACGAACAGTAGCGGGCGGAACCGCAGCAGCGGCACTTTGCCGTATGCGCAGGCGGTCACCAGTCCCAGGATCAACGCCGTCGCTGCCGGATTGTGTTTGCCATGATCGATGCTGTGAAAAACGAACGCGGCCAGCGCGATGCCCAACACGTTCTGCCACATGCGTCCCGTCTTTGTCTTGATCATGTACAGCAGGAATCCCATCGCAAACAGAGGGACAAAATCCAGCAGCATCAAGCGACGCACGGCCGTCGCGATCGAAAACCACCAGCTGCCCGCCGCCGTGGCTTCGGCCGCATCCAGCGCCGGACAGACGAAGTACGACAGAACCAGCAGCGGTCCCCAACCCAGGAAGTAGCGTCGCAGTCCGCCGGACCGGTACAGCGCGACCAAGGTGAAGTAGAACATCATCTCGACTTGCAACGTCCACATCACCGGGTCCAGACACTCCTGGCCAAAGATCCGCGGCAGCAACGTCAGATTGGCCGCAAATTGTGCCGTGGTGATGCCGATCTGATCGAGCGGCGCGAAGCTCATGATCCACACGTTGGCGACGATCACCATCAGAAAGATCGGCAGGATTCGGATCAGCCGTGCGGCGACGAAGTCCACCGGTTTCCCACGCCGCAGCAGCGACATGCTGTTGACGAAACCGGACAGGATAAAGAACAGTTCGACGCCGTACGCTCCGTAGGGCCATTCGAAACCCAGCGGCGACGTGTAGCCGAATTTCACGCTGTACACGTGCGTGAAATGGAACAGCAGCAAGTTGATCGCCGCGAGCGCCCGCAGGGAATCCAATTCCAGAATCCGGCGATGGGGCTGCAGAACGTGTTCGGCGTTTTGGGAAGGCTGGGCCATGGAGGAACCGAAAGGACCGACGAAGGGCGTGCGTGATGGGGCCAGCAAATGTGCGGTGCCCGTTTGCATCCATCGGCGGGTTTCCGCCCGACCCGGGGGGCGCGGCGCGAAAACCGGTCAAGAAATTCCGGCTGTGCCGGATGCGCCGCCGCTGACAACGTCACGCATTCGTTGGACCGATGAGGCTGGAACCACGAAAAACACGAGCCACACGAAATCAATGAACGCGCGCCTCATCATTTATCCTCGTTCCCAGGCTCTGCCTGGGGACGCAGTGTCGGTGTGGCTCCTGCCACAAGCGGCCCGGCAACCAGAGGCGGAGCCTCCGCGAATTCACGTTCCCAGGCGGAGCCCGGGAACGAGGGTTTGCCGATGTCCGATTGCCCCCTGGTCCGCTACCGTTCGCGGAACAGTTCGCTGATCGATTGATCGTGGTGGATGCGTTTGATCGCTTCGGCCAACAACGGTGCGACGGTTAGTTGCGCCATTTTGGGCAGCATCTTGTCGGCCGGGACAGGGATCGTGTCGGTCACGGTGATCGAATCGACGGGGGCTTCGCGGAGCCGTTCGATCGCCGGGCCGCACAGCACGCCGTGGGTGCAGGCGATGTGGATTTCCGCGGCGCCGGCTTCATGGACCAGTTTGGCGGCACCACAGATCGATCCGGCGGTGCTGATCATATCGTCAAACATCAAAGCGATCTTGCCTTCGATCGGGCCACCGATGATCGTGCTTTGCCGGACCTCCATCGCGCTGGTGCGTCGTTTGTCGACGATCGCCAGTGGTCCGCCCAGGCGTTTGCCGTGGCCGACGGCACGTTTGATGCTGCCTTCGTCCGGGCTGACGACGACGATCTTGTCGTCGGTCAAGCCGCGATTGCTGAAGTGTTCGTTTAACACCGGTGCGGCGTACAGGTGATCGACGGGGACGTCAAAGAAGCCCTGGATCTGGGCGGCGTGCAAGTCCATCGTCAGCACGCGGTCGGCCCCGGCGCGGGCGATCAGGTTGGCGACCATCTTGGCCGTGATCGGCACGCGGCCTTCGTCTTTGCGGTCCTGGCGCGCGTAGCCGTAGTAGGGAATCACGGCGGTGACGCGTTCGGCACTGGCACGTTTGCAGCAGTCGATCATCACCAACAACTCGAACAAGTTGTCGTTGACCGGTGGGCACGTCGACTGGACCAGGAACACATCGCGTCCCCGAACGTCTTCGTCCAGTTTGCAATAGTTTTCTCCGTCGGGAAATTTGCCCAGCGAAATCGCGGCCGGCTCGAGGTGCAGGTGGCGACAGATCTTCATCGCCAGATCAGGGTTCGCCCTGCCGCTGAAAATCTTGAGTTCACGCATAGCCCATCGTCCGCATTTGTTGGTCGACCAGTTGGAGTTCGTCAGGGTTGTTGATCGACAGCGATTCGCACGGTTTGAGTGCCGGCAACGCCTCGACCGGACGTCCGGATTCTCGCAACAGTCGGGCGCAATCGGTCAAGTAATACTCGCCTTGGGCGTTGTCATTTTTGAGCATCGTCAACGCGTCGAGCAGATCCGGGGTGCGGAACAGGTACGTGCTCATGTTGACTTC containing:
- a CDS encoding acyltransferase family protein; protein product: MAQPSQNAEHVLQPHRRILELDSLRALAAINLLLFHFTHVYSVKFGYTSPLGFEWPYGAYGVELFFILSGFVNSMSLLRRGKPVDFVAARLIRILPIFLMVIVANVWIMSFAPLDQIGITTAQFAANLTLLPRIFGQECLDPVMWTLQVEMMFYFTLVALYRSGGLRRYFLGWGPLLVLSYFVCPALDAAEATAAGSWWFSIATAVRRLMLLDFVPLFAMGFLLYMIKTKTGRMWQNVLGIALAAFVFHSIDHGKHNPAATALILGLVTACAYGKVPLLRFRPLLFVSTISYALYLCHNNLGCVLIHRLDHSGYPPVVCFGLAVVFAFCLATLVTTRIEGPITTWLRTRWERYRRGEETSAAVATQ
- a CDS encoding ribose-phosphate diphosphokinase, with protein sequence MRELKIFSGRANPDLAMKICRHLHLEPAAISLGKFPDGENYCKLDEDVRGRDVFLVQSTCPPVNDNLFELLVMIDCCKRASAERVTAVIPYYGYARQDRKDEGRVPITAKMVANLIARAGADRVLTMDLHAAQIQGFFDVPVDHLYAAPVLNEHFSNRGLTDDKIVVVSPDEGSIKRAVGHGKRLGGPLAIVDKRRTSAMEVRQSTIIGGPIEGKIALMFDDMISTAGSICGAAKLVHEAGAAEIHIACTHGVLCGPAIERLREAPVDSITVTDTIPVPADKMLPKMAQLTVAPLLAEAIKRIHHDQSISELFRER
- the proB gene encoding glutamate 5-kinase — translated: MSESDSSRLRHSVIEGARCVVVKVGTRVLTDAQGKLDRGRIESLAAGLCQIAETGRQTVMVSSGAVGAGMGKLGLDQRPTDLSTLQAVAAVGQADLIQAYERALAVRGRHAAQVLLTRNDLRRRDGYLHVRNALASIHALGAVAIVNENDSVAVAELMTTFGDNDRLAAQVAGLLDQALLVILSDVDGLYDGPPEAPDSKRIDLVKSLDGDILGLAQDHRSTLSKGGMSSKLSAAQLATSHGHSVIIGPGREDAVLEKILRGDPVGTLFLPTERTLRGRRRWISGSAEVEGELIVDAGAARALRENGRSLLAIGIQAVQGKFDAGAVVAIKDPNGNEVARGLCNYPSKEVDRIKGKISEMITGILGHRPYDSVVHRDNMTLCG
- a CDS encoding amidophosphoribosyltransferase; this translates as MSELHHECGVAAIYHLSGRGRSPMCTDEGPRQISRLLPRMLLDIQNRGQLAAGMSTYDPDRPRLLHTRKDVGTVTEVFRLNHRAKCESLMRGLAGRAAIGHVRYATCGQDDRSYAQPFERDHIHKRKWFSFCFNGQLANYGLLKERLLADGDHHLTLDTDTEIILHEIGRVLSHSTERIEWIDVLRQVAGDFDGAYSLALLTAEGEMIVARDPLGIKPMCYVQEGPLFAAASESVALLNLGFETDQIKSLAPGHAVIVNPETGFRIEQFAETKDPAHCFFEWIYFANVASTLDDRSVYLSRTRLGEELARGERELGRVPLDDPDTIIVPVPDTSKAAADAMAYKLSIPCREGLIRNRYAGRTFIEGGRARKVKAATKYTPLREVMEGKRVILVEDSIVRSTTMNVLLDRIREVGGAKEIHVRVACPPIVAPCFYGIDMSTIDQLIGPKYFGVDGELSDEAQQRLADDLGADSLRYLPVEALARAIDLPAEHLCRACVTGDYPTTCGQHLYQIALDNRGNKMDAGRTYEQLAAALDEQ